The DNA segment AAAAAAAATCCTTTCAATAAATCCTAACAGGAGCGAGGGGCATGCCTGAACTCAAAAAAGCGGCACGTAAAATTCTGATTGCCGATGCGGACGAGACAACCCGTACGATTCTGAAAGAGAGTCTTGAGAAGGAAGACTACATAGTATTTGCTGCCGGGGCGGGTTCTATGGCGTTCGAACTGGCCAATAAAGAAAAACCGGATCTGATCATCAGCGACGTTTTTATGCCGGAGATGAATGGATTTGAATTGTGTCAGCGTGTTCGCGATACGTCGGCAATCCCAATGGTACCGTTCGTTTTTTTTACATCCATCGACGACATGCTTACCGAAATCCGTGGGTTCCGTGCCGGCGCCAATGAATATCTCGTCAAACGTCACACTAAACGCCAGGATCTTTTACTACGCATCGAAAATTTGCTCAGCCACGTCGACGCATTCGAAAAAGAAAAGGCAACCTTGCGGGATGGATTTCTCGGTAAACTGGGTGACGTGAGCGTTCTCGATATTCTGCAATTGCTGACCAATACGGCCAAAACCGGTAATTTACTTATTTCCGACGGCACGCTCGAAGGCAATGTCTTTTTTGTAAAAGGGCAAATTTTTAATGCGCAGCTCGGTAATTCCAAAGGTGAAGACGCAATCTATGACATGATTTATTGGGAGGACGGATTTTTCAGGTTCTCGCAAGAAGACGTTCCACGCCACAATATGATCACAACGCCGACCAATAAAATTATCAATAAATGCCGTCGTTTGCTCGGTAAAGAGGCGCCGCCGGCCGTGTAATTTTTAAAAAAGATTTTTCGACGATAGTGCTTACAGAATTCTGACCCAACCTATGACCTCCAAAGACAAAATTCTCATCGTAGACGACGAACGGGAAGCCGTTGAACCTTTGATACGTGCGTTTGAACTTGAAGGATACGAAATGGCGTACGCTGCCGACGGAACGGAAGCGTTGCGGATGGTCAAACAAGCGCCGTTCAATCTGATTTTGCTGGACGTCATGATGCCTCAGATGAACGGATACATGACGTTGAAACATTTGCAGGAGGACGAAACGACCGCGTACATTCCTGTTATTTTCGTGACCGGACACTTCAATGAAGAAGAAATCGTTAAAGGGTTTGAGATGGGAGCGGTCGATGCTATTAGCAAACCTTTTCGCCTTTCGGAAGTGATGGTGCGCAGCCGGATCCGGATTGCCGAAGCAAAACTTAAACGCCGGTACACGCCGGTGACGCATTTTTTTGCCGAAGCACAGGAAAAAGAACACAGCCGCCGCACGGGTTCGTTTGAATTTTATAATCACACTAAAAGTAAAATCGGCGAAATTTTTATCGAAGACGGTAAAGTGGTGTATGCCACCAGCAAAGACGCCATCAAAGAAGACGCTTTTTTGCAATTGGCGGCATCACGCGGAACGACGTACATGTTCCAGGAAAGCACCCGTGCGCCGAATAAAACCTTATCGGCCAATATCACCAGCCTTATTCTTGAAGCATCCAAAATTGTCGACGAAATGGAATCCAAAGAAATCCGCGATGATCAGCAAACCCGAGTACTGATCATTGACCGGGAAAGAATTCCGCGGATCCTTGCCAGCCGAGTATTAAAAGCTTCCGGCTATACAACGATGGTTACCGGGGCAGAAGAAATATCCCAGGAAACCTCAGATAAATTTGATCCGCATGTGGTTGTCGTGGACCATACCGACGGGGAAATGATCTTGGGGAAAATCAAACTGACGCGCCCTGACCAAACGCCGATTCCGGTCATCGTGTACAGCGACGATGATCATATTGAATCTCTGAACGAAATGAAAAAAGTAGGCCCATTCAACGTCCAAGCCGTACTCCTGAAAACACACATCGATCAGTCTCTGTCTTCAGCCGTTCATCACGTCCTTCACGGCTAGTCAAAATATTTAAAAATATGAATTCTAAAAATGTACAACCGGGTTTCTGGTGGCAGCTTGTTTTGCACCAGGTCAATCAATCGGTTTCCGAAAAGTTATTTAAACTTGGTTCAACGGGACTTATGGAAGAATATCCGAATCTCACGGCGTATTTTCCTTCGGGTCAATTTGAAAACCCTGATAAAGCCGTAGAAGCTATTCATGCGGCTTTGGGCGCGGCTGTGCACGTCACCGTTTCTCAAATTCCGACGCGAGACTGGGGAAGTGAGTGGAAAAAATATTTTAAACCAACGAAAGTAGGCAATCGTTTCGTAATTCGGCCATCGTGGGAAACTTATAAACGTAAAAAGAATGAACGGGTGCTTATTATCGACCCCAAAATGTCGTTTGGTACCGGAACTCACGAATCGACACGGCTGGTGCTCCAAATGATGGAAAAATATGTTCGTTCACGGGCGGTTGTGCTGGACGCCGGGACCGGAACAGGCATTCTTGCTATTGCGGCTGTGAAATTAAAAGCCGCTAAAGTATTTGGGTTTGATATTGATGAACATTCTTCGGAAAATGCCCGCGAGAACATCCGGCGTAACCGGTGTACCGGCAAAATTTCCGTTATTCAGAGCACTCTCGATCAGCTTCCAAAAAAATGGCCGAAACGGTTCGATCTTATCCTTGCAAATATCCAACGTTCGGTTATTACTGCAATGTTGGACGATCTGACGGCAAAACTCAAGAGCGGAGGATTGATTATTGTTTCGGGAATTTTGACAACCGAGATCGAATCGATGCTATCGGTCTTTCATGACGCAGGTTTGTCAGTAGTCGATCAACGGATCGATGGTGAATGGGTAGTATTCGTATTGACGAAATGAAATGGCGCAGCATAACATATCTTATCATTTGGATTGCCGTATGGATACCGGGCCTTCCGATATTCAATGTGCTCGTTCCGCTGACTTTGTCGGAGCGAGATGCGTCGCGCGTAACGGGCATCGAATCGTTTGAATTCGATTTTACCAATCCGATGAGAGCCGGTTGTATCCGGTTCACGGCAATCCGCTATTCATCACCGGCAGCCGGACAAGAGTTAATGCCAGGAGATCAGATCATTGTTCCACCCTTGTCCGTACCGATCGATTCAACGGACGAGCGCGCAGTGCGCTTTGGCTTTTACCGGCAATTGGAAAATATTCTCTATCCTCTCACGCCGACCGCTAACATGATTCTCCGGGGCGATTCATCGAAAGGTATTCTATTGAAATTTCATACGCCTTCTTTATCAGAAACGGGGCCTTTATTTTTACGGCCGCGATGGATCGGGGGTGCAATATTAATGATGTTTTCTTTATTTCTCATCTGGCTTAAACCAAAAGAATCGGTTAGTCAGTTATTTTTCTTTGCTAATCTTTTGGCTTATTTATCGCTGACGCTTGGTACACTTGACGCATTTGTATATCCGTATGATGTGATTGTTCTGAAAACGATTGTCGGCAACGGCTTCATGTTGCTGTGTGCCATTGTATTCTTTCATATTTTACTGATTTTTCCCAAGAACAAAATCGGCAAACGAAAACAATGGATTCCGGTAATGTATGTTTTGGGATTTCTGGTCATATTGGGATACGGTTTTGCTCATGCGTTGATAAAGTATGTCACATTGAGCTATTTAATTCTGGCTTTTCTTGCATTTGCGTTATTTGTCGGAGGGTTGGTGCTGATCATTTTAACCTATCGCGAGATGCCGCTTCGGCATGAACGGAATCGCTTAAAATGGTTGTTATTCGGAATGGTATACGGATTTACACCTGCACTTCTATTTCACATGTTGCCGACATTCCTTCAGAAAGGGTTAGTGTATAATGAGTTTTTGTCAACGATTTCAGACTATAGTTTTCTGTTTTTGGTATTCATTCCATTTGGAATGTTTGTATCGATTGCGCGCTACCATATATGGAATGTAGATGTTGTTCTGAAAAAAAGCGTTGTGTTTACGATCCTCAGCATTATGCTGGTGGTGCTGTATATCGTCGTCGTAAGCGCGTCATCGTTAATTTTCGGCAGTTCGTTCACTGTCGTGGATCCGGGTCTAATTATGGTTACTATTTTACTGGCGGCTCTATTCAATCCGCTCAAAAACCGGATACAGGCAATTTTGGATAATTTGTTTTTCAGAAAAGCGTACGATTATAAAACGAATATCCTTGAATTTGCCCGTAGCGCAACCAGCACGATCTCGCTATATGAACTGATCGAAATTCTGACGCATCAGGTGGTTAAACTGATGAATATTTCGAGGATTGCAATTTATCTTTTGGACAATGACCATGAATTTTACCGATTGATCGATTCCAGAATTACGACTGACTTTTCCGTTACTGAAAGCGATGGACTTCAACATTTAAATATTCCGCTTAAGATCGAATGCAACGATGCGTTTATCCAATGGTTAAAGCAACATGATTGGTATGATTCGGAAACTCAAAAATTTCATACGGTGTTGCCGGCACTCGATGCATTGCAAAAGGAACAATTTATTCTGGGAATTCCGTTCCGTAATAAGAACAGGCTAATTGGTTTCATGATGTTGGGTTCAAAATTATCTGAACTTGAATATGATCAGGATGATAAAAATTTATTGATTACGTTCAGCAATCAATTTGCCGTTACGATGGATAATGCATTGGCCTACCGGCGAATCCATGAAATGAATGAAAATCTGGAACAAAAAATAAAAGAGCGCACGACCGAGCTGGAGAAAACCTTGTCCGAATTGCGGCAAACACAGGCACAGCTAATTCAAAAAGAAAAAATTGCAAGTTTGGGCGAGATGGTCGCCGGTCTTGTTCATGAAATCAATAATCCGCTAAGCTTTATTAAAGGCAATCTTGAGTTATTCAGGCATCATTATGAAAGAACGGAAGATAAAATCAAATTGATTGAAGAATTTGAAATGACACTGCAATCATCCTTGAACGGTGTCGAACGCATCAACAGCCTGATCATTGAATTGAAAAATTTTTCGAGGCTGGATGAATCAGAAATAAAAGAAGTCGATATCCACGAAGGCATTGATTCCGTTCTCAGCGTTTTTTTAGATCAATACGCCGGCGCGTTAAAAATCGTCAAACAATACCATGCGACCGGTTTGGTAAATTGTTATCCTCGGGAAATCAATCAGGCCGTTATGGAGATTCTTGTAAATGCGGCTGAAGCGATTTTTCATAAGTCTACGAATGGTACCATCAAAATTACAACGCATAACATCAAAGGAGCGACGGATCGTCCGGGTATTCAAATCCGTATCGACGATGATGGAATTGGGATCGAGGCCGCCATTCGCGATAAAATTTTTAATCCGTTTTTTACGACGAAAGATATTGGTAAAGGCGCCGGATTGGGGCTTTCGGTTGCCTATGGCGTCGTTCAACGGCATCATGGCCGCTTGTATTTTCACAGCGAAAAAGAAATCGGCACTTCGTTTTTCATTGAAATTCCCATGAATGTTGAAAGGGAAGAATAATGGCCCGCTATGCGTCGATCGATATCGGCACAAACACAGTGTTGCTTTTGATTGCAGAGATTTGCGAAGGCAAAATGATGACGCTGCACGAGGAACAGAGAATTATACGGCTTGGAAAAAATGTTGATGCTAATCGACGAATTGGGCCGGAAGGATTTGATAAATGTTCGAATGTGCTTGCCGAATACAAATCTATAGCAGAATCGATGGATGTACAACACATTTTTGCCTGTGGTACGAGCGCACTTCGGGATGCCAGTAACCGTGAAGAGTTTCTTACAACGATGAAACAACGTACGGATATCGATATTTTGGTAATTTCCGGCGAGCAGGAAGCGCTCTTCACGTTTCAAGGGGGTTGTCTCGCTGTTCCGGATTTCAAAGGATCAATTTTGTTGATTGATATAGGCGGCGGCAGTACGGAATATATCCTCGGAAATCAACATACGATCGATCATTCCGTCAGTCTCAATATCGGAGCCGTCAGGCTTACAGAACGATTTTGCAAGCATGACCCGGTACAACCCAACGAAGAGACTGCATTAAGAAACGCAGCAAGACAACTTTTTGATAGCGAGCTTGGCCGATTTCGACTGAGCACCGAGACTAAATTCGTCGGCGTGGCCGGAACGATAACCACGCTCGCCGCAATGATGCAAGAACTCGAACGGTATGAACCCTCTAAAATTAATGGCTATGAGATAACGTTGGAGTCACTGATTCGCTTGAATCAAAGACTTTTGATTTTGACGAATGAAGAACGCAGACAACTCAAAGGACTTGAACCCGAACGTGCGGATGTCATCTTGGCTGGGTCATGGATTTTGGAAGAAAGTATGAAGCTTTTTGGATTAAGCTCAGTAATTGTCAGCAATTACGGTCTTCGGTATGGAATTCTTCAACACTTTTCGAAAGAGAATATTAATCATAGCATAAGGGTAAAATTTTAACAACCTTTACTTGCAATCGTAAAACAATTATTGTAACTTACTCAAGTTTTCACTTCTTGCTTACACACACCACTTGGATAACCGCCTGACCCGGCGGCTGTTTGACTACACTTATACTGAAATCAAAAATCGGTCAAAAGTATTTTGTATTCCGTTTTGGAATTTACTATTGGTGTTTTCTCTGATATATGAGAAATTTTTGATCCATTAATCTGATAGTTTACATTAATCTAGGAGAAGTCCATGAGAAGACTATGTTACAGTCTCTTAATGCCTTTATTGGG comes from the bacterium genome and includes:
- a CDS encoding response regulator, translated to MPELKKAARKILIADADETTRTILKESLEKEDYIVFAAGAGSMAFELANKEKPDLIISDVFMPEMNGFELCQRVRDTSAIPMVPFVFFTSIDDMLTEIRGFRAGANEYLVKRHTKRQDLLLRIENLLSHVDAFEKEKATLRDGFLGKLGDVSVLDILQLLTNTAKTGNLLISDGTLEGNVFFVKGQIFNAQLGNSKGEDAIYDMIYWEDGFFRFSQEDVPRHNMITTPTNKIINKCRRLLGKEAPPAV
- a CDS encoding response regulator produces the protein MTSKDKILIVDDEREAVEPLIRAFELEGYEMAYAADGTEALRMVKQAPFNLILLDVMMPQMNGYMTLKHLQEDETTAYIPVIFVTGHFNEEEIVKGFEMGAVDAISKPFRLSEVMVRSRIRIAEAKLKRRYTPVTHFFAEAQEKEHSRRTGSFEFYNHTKSKIGEIFIEDGKVVYATSKDAIKEDAFLQLAASRGTTYMFQESTRAPNKTLSANITSLILEASKIVDEMESKEIRDDQQTRVLIIDRERIPRILASRVLKASGYTTMVTGAEEISQETSDKFDPHVVVVDHTDGEMILGKIKLTRPDQTPIPVIVYSDDDHIESLNEMKKVGPFNVQAVLLKTHIDQSLSSAVHHVLHG
- the prmA gene encoding 50S ribosomal protein L11 methyltransferase, encoding MNSKNVQPGFWWQLVLHQVNQSVSEKLFKLGSTGLMEEYPNLTAYFPSGQFENPDKAVEAIHAALGAAVHVTVSQIPTRDWGSEWKKYFKPTKVGNRFVIRPSWETYKRKKNERVLIIDPKMSFGTGTHESTRLVLQMMEKYVRSRAVVLDAGTGTGILAIAAVKLKAAKVFGFDIDEHSSENARENIRRNRCTGKISVIQSTLDQLPKKWPKRFDLILANIQRSVITAMLDDLTAKLKSGGLIIVSGILTTEIESMLSVFHDAGLSVVDQRIDGEWVVFVLTK
- a CDS encoding GAF domain-containing protein; this encodes MGSIRIDEMKWRSITYLIIWIAVWIPGLPIFNVLVPLTLSERDASRVTGIESFEFDFTNPMRAGCIRFTAIRYSSPAAGQELMPGDQIIVPPLSVPIDSTDERAVRFGFYRQLENILYPLTPTANMILRGDSSKGILLKFHTPSLSETGPLFLRPRWIGGAILMMFSLFLIWLKPKESVSQLFFFANLLAYLSLTLGTLDAFVYPYDVIVLKTIVGNGFMLLCAIVFFHILLIFPKNKIGKRKQWIPVMYVLGFLVILGYGFAHALIKYVTLSYLILAFLAFALFVGGLVLIILTYREMPLRHERNRLKWLLFGMVYGFTPALLFHMLPTFLQKGLVYNEFLSTISDYSFLFLVFIPFGMFVSIARYHIWNVDVVLKKSVVFTILSIMLVVLYIVVVSASSLIFGSSFTVVDPGLIMVTILLAALFNPLKNRIQAILDNLFFRKAYDYKTNILEFARSATSTISLYELIEILTHQVVKLMNISRIAIYLLDNDHEFYRLIDSRITTDFSVTESDGLQHLNIPLKIECNDAFIQWLKQHDWYDSETQKFHTVLPALDALQKEQFILGIPFRNKNRLIGFMMLGSKLSELEYDQDDKNLLITFSNQFAVTMDNALAYRRIHEMNENLEQKIKERTTELEKTLSELRQTQAQLIQKEKIASLGEMVAGLVHEINNPLSFIKGNLELFRHHYERTEDKIKLIEEFEMTLQSSLNGVERINSLIIELKNFSRLDESEIKEVDIHEGIDSVLSVFLDQYAGALKIVKQYHATGLVNCYPREINQAVMEILVNAAEAIFHKSTNGTIKITTHNIKGATDRPGIQIRIDDDGIGIEAAIRDKIFNPFFTTKDIGKGAGLGLSVAYGVVQRHHGRLYFHSEKEIGTSFFIEIPMNVEREE
- a CDS encoding Ppx/GppA family phosphatase — protein: MARYASIDIGTNTVLLLIAEICEGKMMTLHEEQRIIRLGKNVDANRRIGPEGFDKCSNVLAEYKSIAESMDVQHIFACGTSALRDASNREEFLTTMKQRTDIDILVISGEQEALFTFQGGCLAVPDFKGSILLIDIGGGSTEYILGNQHTIDHSVSLNIGAVRLTERFCKHDPVQPNEETALRNAARQLFDSELGRFRLSTETKFVGVAGTITTLAAMMQELERYEPSKINGYEITLESLIRLNQRLLILTNEERRQLKGLEPERADVILAGSWILEESMKLFGLSSVIVSNYGLRYGILQHFSKENINHSIRVKF